One region of Luteolibacter yonseiensis genomic DNA includes:
- a CDS encoding BlaI/MecI/CopY family transcriptional regulator — protein MNPKKASSLPPLSPAEQALMDLIWRKQPVSVGDLLRAVNDGRAEAITRSTLQTQLHRLETKGWLLSDDEGRARLYRSVPSEKGGRGKVLAELKQRFFGGSGLSLVRCLVEEGGLSKEEFDELNQLIVKHQQGKKP, from the coding sequence ATGAATCCCAAGAAAGCGTCATCCCTCCCGCCATTGTCGCCTGCCGAACAGGCGTTGATGGATCTGATCTGGCGGAAGCAGCCCGTTTCCGTGGGAGACCTGCTCCGGGCGGTGAACGACGGTCGGGCGGAAGCCATCACCCGCAGCACCCTGCAAACGCAGCTTCACCGGTTGGAGACGAAAGGTTGGCTGCTGAGCGATGACGAGGGTCGCGCAAGGCTGTATCGCTCGGTGCCGTCGGAAAAAGGTGGACGCGGAAAGGTGCTGGCTGAGCTGAAACAGCGCTTTTTCGGCGGATCCGGTCTTTCGCTCGTCCGCTGTCTGGTCGAAGAGGGAGGCCTGAGCAAGGAGGAGTTCGATGAACTGAATCAACTGATCGTCAAACATCAACAAGGGAAAAAGCCATGA
- a CDS encoding response regulator, giving the protein MIENPVTIAVVEDDDTLRDSLVEIIVSSPRWKFIAAFPDGESALETLSNSPTQVVLMDIQLPGMSGIECVEQLTARQPDIQVLMVTVYDNNDRIYAALAAGASGYLLKRDIPTRLLEALEDLLEGGSPMSSAIARKVVKHFKKEAPQKNDNLNLTPRETEILDLLAKGSLYKEIAWDLGIGVETVRTHLHHIYTKLHVRTRTEAVVKYLGRGQA; this is encoded by the coding sequence ATGATCGAAAATCCAGTGACCATCGCCGTTGTCGAGGACGACGACACCTTGCGTGACAGCTTGGTTGAAATCATCGTCTCCTCTCCGCGCTGGAAATTCATCGCCGCGTTCCCGGACGGTGAGTCCGCGCTCGAGACGCTTTCCAACTCGCCCACACAGGTCGTGCTGATGGACATCCAGCTTCCGGGCATGTCCGGCATCGAGTGCGTGGAGCAGCTCACCGCCCGCCAGCCGGACATCCAGGTGCTGATGGTGACGGTTTACGACAACAACGACCGTATCTACGCCGCGCTCGCCGCCGGGGCATCCGGCTACCTTCTCAAACGCGACATCCCCACCAGACTGCTGGAAGCGCTGGAAGACCTGCTCGAAGGCGGCTCGCCCATGTCCAGCGCCATCGCCCGCAAGGTGGTGAAGCATTTCAAAAAGGAAGCCCCGCAGAAAAACGACAACCTGAACCTCACCCCCCGGGAAACGGAGATCCTCGACCTTTTGGCGAAGGGTTCCCTCTACAAGGAGATCGCGTGGGATCTGGGAATCGGTGTCGAAACCGTGCGCACCCACCTGCACCACATCTACACCAAGCTCCACGTCCGCACGCGCACCGAAGCCGTGGTGAAATACCTGGGACGCGGCCAGGCGTGA
- the purE gene encoding 5-(carboxyamino)imidazole ribonucleotide mutase codes for MNAAPVVGIIMGSTSDWPTMEHAARVLRDFGVAWEAEVVSAHRTPDKLVSYAETARGRGLKCIIAGAGGAAHLPGMTAAITDLPVLGVPVESKALQGVDSLLSIVQMPAGIPTATFAIGKAGSTNAALFAVAMLANENPGLAEKLAEFRKNQTATVKAAALPPLDPID; via the coding sequence ATGAACGCAGCGCCAGTCGTCGGGATCATCATGGGAAGCACGTCGGATTGGCCGACGATGGAGCACGCCGCACGCGTCCTGCGTGACTTCGGCGTGGCATGGGAAGCGGAAGTCGTCAGTGCCCACCGCACGCCGGACAAGCTTGTTTCCTATGCCGAAACCGCGCGTGGCCGCGGTCTCAAATGCATCATCGCCGGAGCCGGCGGAGCAGCCCATCTGCCGGGCATGACCGCCGCCATCACCGATCTCCCGGTCCTCGGCGTGCCGGTTGAGTCCAAGGCGCTGCAAGGCGTGGACTCGTTGCTTTCGATCGTCCAGATGCCCGCCGGAATTCCGACCGCCACCTTCGCCATCGGCAAGGCCGGCTCGACGAATGCCGCGCTTTTCGCCGTGGCCATGCTCGCGAATGAAAATCCCGGACTCGCGGAAAAGCTCGCGGAGTTCCGCAAAAACCAAACCGCCACGGTGAAAGCCGCGGCGCTGCCTCCCCTTGATCCCATCGACTGA
- a CDS encoding sulfatase family protein, with amino-acid sequence MKSLIALTCLLLTPLIAAVKPNVIVIIADDCTYSDLAIHGGQNAKTPNIDSLAKQGTIFDRAYLGMAMCAPSRSELYTGRLPLRNGCAWNQGTSRPGTKSMPHLLGDLGYRVGLAGKSHVQPASVYPFENVPGYDENCVNNPTRPNDTAGVKNFITRDDAQPFCLVVALTEPHAPWVMGDASAYPPKSLKLPANFADTPMTRQSFSRYLAEVTYMDNQVGELLALLETTKKASDTLVLFTSEQGAQFPGNKWTNWDTGLHTSLVARWPGVVPAGRRTPALVQYADVLPTLMDLAGGKPDASAFDGASFAPVLRGEGDRHREFVYGMHNNYPEGPPYPIRSISNGDWRYIRNLSPEKLYIEKHMMGRDEHNPYWSTWMFRSTEDAHALHMVQRYMHRPAEELYHTAEDRFEMTNLATDPAHAETKARLAAALDRSLTDQLDPGVPLDTPSAFEASQKQKPVFPGKP; translated from the coding sequence GTGAAATCCCTGATCGCCCTCACCTGCCTGCTGCTCACCCCGCTGATCGCGGCGGTGAAGCCGAACGTCATCGTCATCATCGCGGACGACTGTACCTACAGCGACCTCGCGATCCATGGCGGGCAGAATGCCAAAACCCCGAACATCGATTCACTCGCAAAGCAGGGAACCATCTTCGACCGCGCCTACCTCGGCATGGCGATGTGCGCGCCCTCCCGCTCGGAACTCTACACCGGCCGCCTGCCGCTGCGGAACGGCTGCGCGTGGAACCAGGGCACCAGCCGGCCCGGCACCAAAAGCATGCCACACCTCCTTGGAGATCTCGGCTACCGCGTCGGCCTCGCAGGGAAATCCCATGTCCAGCCCGCCTCGGTCTACCCGTTTGAAAATGTCCCGGGCTATGATGAGAACTGTGTCAACAACCCCACGCGCCCGAACGACACCGCGGGCGTGAAAAACTTCATCACCCGTGACGACGCGCAACCATTCTGCCTCGTCGTCGCACTGACAGAACCCCATGCGCCATGGGTGATGGGCGACGCCTCGGCCTACCCGCCGAAGTCACTTAAACTGCCTGCCAATTTCGCCGACACCCCGATGACCCGGCAAAGCTTCTCCCGCTACCTCGCCGAAGTCACCTACATGGACAACCAGGTGGGTGAGCTGCTCGCCCTGCTGGAAACCACCAAAAAAGCCTCCGACACGCTCGTGCTTTTCACCAGCGAACAAGGCGCGCAGTTCCCCGGCAACAAGTGGACGAACTGGGACACCGGCCTCCACACCTCGCTGGTCGCCCGCTGGCCCGGCGTGGTACCGGCCGGACGCCGCACCCCCGCGCTGGTCCAGTATGCCGACGTCCTTCCCACACTCATGGATCTCGCCGGAGGAAAACCGGACGCCTCCGCTTTCGACGGCGCCAGCTTCGCTCCCGTCCTGCGGGGAGAGGGCGACCGGCACCGGGAATTCGTTTACGGCATGCACAACAATTACCCGGAAGGTCCGCCCTATCCCATCCGCTCCATCAGCAATGGTGATTGGCGTTACATCCGGAACCTTTCCCCGGAAAAACTCTACATCGAGAAACACATGATGGGGCGCGACGAGCACAACCCCTACTGGAGCACGTGGATGTTCCGCTCCACGGAGGACGCCCACGCGCTGCACATGGTCCAGCGCTACATGCACCGGCCTGCGGAAGAACTCTATCACACCGCGGAAGACCGCTTTGAAATGACCAACCTTGCCACGGATCCCGCGCACGCGGAAACCAAGGCCCGCCTCGCCGCCGCGCTCGACCGCAGCCTCACCGACCAGCTCGACCCCGGCGTCCCTCTCGACACCCCCTCCGCCTTCGAGGCTTCGCAAAAGCAGAAGCCGGTGTTCCCGGGGAAACCGTGA
- a CDS encoding 5-(carboxyamino)imidazole ribonucleotide synthase → MSASVPIHAPNCVVGVIGGGQLGRMIALAARRLGVRTVIWTGGLEAPAVECADEVIDLPFDDEEALRDFCGRVTVSTVEFENIPCHTLEKVAECTGLFPSPRAICICQNREREKNFLKENGIPHTWYAVISNAADLAAAMKELNGPGVLKTADFGYDGKGQLKLEGTEDPETIWAAFDAPRAVLEAWVPFDKELSVMVARGADGVTVTYDPAENRHRHHILDVSIVPARVSPAVTLEAAAIARRVAEALDYRGILGVEFFLKADGSLLVNEIAPRPHNSGHHTLDACVTSQFEQQLRAVIGLPLGSTRLLSPVVMLNLLGDMWPEETTPPDWHPLFADGEASLHLYGKRHARGRRKMGHANILGATTESALERAEALKAEWLGL, encoded by the coding sequence ATGTCTGCTTCTGTTCCCATTCACGCGCCAAATTGTGTCGTCGGTGTCATCGGTGGCGGCCAGCTCGGCCGTATGATCGCTCTGGCCGCGCGGCGGCTCGGCGTGCGCACGGTCATCTGGACCGGCGGCTTGGAAGCCCCCGCCGTCGAGTGCGCTGACGAGGTCATCGACCTGCCGTTCGACGACGAAGAGGCCCTGCGGGATTTCTGCGGCCGTGTGACCGTCTCCACCGTCGAATTTGAAAACATCCCGTGTCACACTCTGGAGAAAGTCGCGGAATGCACCGGACTCTTCCCCTCGCCACGCGCCATCTGCATCTGCCAGAACCGCGAACGTGAGAAAAATTTCCTCAAGGAGAACGGCATTCCCCACACCTGGTACGCCGTCATTTCCAACGCGGCCGACCTCGCCGCGGCGATGAAGGAACTCAACGGCCCGGGTGTCTTGAAAACCGCGGATTTCGGTTACGACGGCAAGGGCCAGCTCAAGCTCGAAGGAACCGAAGATCCGGAGACAATCTGGGCCGCCTTCGATGCACCGCGAGCCGTGCTGGAAGCGTGGGTGCCCTTTGACAAGGAACTCTCCGTCATGGTCGCCCGTGGGGCGGACGGTGTCACCGTCACCTACGACCCGGCGGAAAACCGGCATCGTCACCACATTCTGGACGTCTCCATCGTCCCTGCCCGGGTTTCGCCCGCCGTGACCCTGGAGGCTGCGGCCATCGCCCGTCGTGTCGCGGAAGCGCTTGATTACCGGGGCATCCTTGGCGTGGAATTTTTCCTGAAAGCGGACGGTTCGCTGCTCGTCAACGAGATCGCTCCACGCCCGCACAATTCCGGACACCATACGCTGGACGCCTGCGTCACCTCCCAGTTCGAGCAACAGCTGCGTGCCGTGATCGGCCTGCCGCTCGGCTCCACCCGCCTGCTTTCGCCCGTGGTCATGCTGAACCTGCTCGGCGACATGTGGCCGGAGGAAACGACCCCGCCGGATTGGCACCCTCTCTTCGCCGACGGCGAAGCCAGCCTCCACCTCTACGGCAAGCGCCACGCCAGGGGCCGCCGGAAAATGGGACACGCGAACATCCTCGGAGCCACCACCGAATCCGCGCTCGAACGCGCGGAGGCGCTGAAGGCGGAGTGGCTGGGGCTGTAG